A genomic segment from Bufo bufo chromosome 8, aBufBuf1.1, whole genome shotgun sequence encodes:
- the FAM199X gene encoding protein FAM199X — translation MSEGLYEKFLAPDEPFPLLSQRGSISEEGCLDVSDFGCQLSSCHRTDPLHRFHSNRWNLTSCGTSVASSECSEELFSSVSVGDQDDCYSLLDDQDFTSFDLFPEGSVCSDVSSSISTYWDWSDSEFEWQLPGSDIASGSDVLSDVIPSIPSSPCLPSKKKNKNRNLDELPWSAMTNDEQVEYIEYLSRKVSTEMGLREQLDIIKIIDPTAQISPTDSEFIIELNCLTDEKLKQVRSYIKEHSPRQRSTRENWKRTSYSTASTSGVSGASVSSSSASMVSTASSSGSSGGNSASNSSANMSRTHSDSNLSASAAERIRDSKKRSKQRKLQQKALRKRQLKEQRQARKERLSGLFLNEEVLSLKVNEEEHEAEVDVLI, via the exons ATGTCCGAAGGCCTGTACGAGAAGTTCCTGGCCCCGGACGAGCCCTTCCCGCTCCTCTCCCAGCGGGGCAGCATCAGTGAGGAGGGCTGCCTGGACGTCAGTGACTTCGGCTGTCAGCTGTCCTCCTGCCACCGCACCGATCCCCTCCACCGATTCCACTCCAACAG GTGGAATCTAACGTCCTGTGGCACCAGCGTTGCAAGCTCTGAATGCAGTGAGGAATTGTTCTCTTCTGTCTCGGTCGGAGACCAGGACGACTGCTATTCCCTCCTGGACGACCAGGACTTCACCTCCTTTGACCTGTTTCCGGAGGGAAGCGTCTGCAGTGATGTTTCCTCATCTATCAGCACTTACTGGGACTGGTCTGACAGCGAGTTTGAGTGGCAG TTGCCCGGAAGTGATATTGCAAGCGGCAGTGATGTGCTATCAGACGTCATTCCCAGCATCCCTAGCTCTCCTTGCCTTCCCtccaagaaaaagaacaaaaacagGAATCTTGATGAGCTCCCTTGGAGTGCCATGACCAACGAtgagcag GTGGAATACATAGAGTACCTAAGTCGAAAGGTCAGCACAGAAATGGGACTTCGGGAACAGCTTGACATCATAAAAATCATTGATCCAACGGCGCAGATTTCCCCTACGGACAGCGAGTTTATCATTGAACTGAACTGCCTAACTGATGAAAAGCTCAAACAG GTCAGAAGCTATATCAAGGAGCATAGTCCACGTCAGCGATCCACACGAGAGAACTGGAAAAGGACCAGTTACAGCACGGCTAGTACAAGTGGAGTGAGCGGAGCCAGCGTGAGCAGCAGCAGCGCCAGTATGgtcagcacagccagcagcagCGGCTCTAGTGGGGGCAACTCTGCCTCCAACTCGAGTGCAAACATGAGTCGAACTCACAGTGACAGCAATCTGTCTGCAAGCGCAGCAGAAAGGATTAGGGATTCAAAG AAAAGGTCAAAGCAAAGGAAACTGCAGCAGAAAGCCTTGCGGAAGAGACAGCTGAAGGAACAGAGGCAAGCGCGGAAGGAAAGACTCAGTGGCTTATTTCTAAACGAAGAAGTCCTATCTTTAAAAGTGAACGAAGAAGAGCACGAAGCCGAGGTGGATGTATTGATATGA